Sequence from the Phragmites australis chromosome 11, lpPhrAust1.1, whole genome shotgun sequence genome:
CAGATCAGTTGCGCTTGCCTCTCGTATTTGTTTCACGGTTTCCTCATGCCTAGCTCTCTGTTCATCCAATCTCTTATGCAAAGTATCCAAAGCCACCATGCGGTTATCAACTGCCTTGCCATTGTTGGCAATGGGCAACACTGacttctgctgctgctcttcGTCCTGCCGCTCCCATAATATATGCACATTAACAGCAAAAGCCTCCAGTGTATCAACGACGGTACCTTCGGGTACCCTTTTCATGGCTTGACACCAATCGTTAGCTGTGATGAACACAGCAGGAGCTCCAAGCCTACCAGGAGAGAATGGTGCGATGCCATCCGGAGTTTCCTCCTTTTCCTGAGGAAGCCATTTGACTAGCCAGCCATTGAGGGTTTCGATGTAAGCCTTTTGGGATAGGATCCAATTCCTGAAACAGGAACACCAGTTCAAAAGCTCCATTTCTAGTTCCAATGTAACCTTAGAGGAGCTTCTTTCAGGTCCATTCTTAGGGATGAGAATATGAGATTTAGTTTCAAGTATGGTATGGAATTGCTTCTGATGGCACTCAAGAATGAATTTCCACATTCTAACAAGCCTGCACCAGAATCACAGCAATTTACAGTCCGTCCTCTCAGACATCAGTTTTGCAATAAAGAACTAGAAGAAACAAGGATTCTtcaaaagaaacaaatgaaaaaataataCTGGCAATGCAATAGCTATCAGCCATGAGTATGAGCACTTTATTTAAGCAAGCAACACCAAAGAAGGGCACATGAAggactcttttctttttacatgCCAAGTGCCCTTTTTCAAACAAGCAGGACTTCCTAAACTCAAGAGTCAAGATGCCTTAACATTAGCAATTTTTACTAGTGTTATagcaatattttattacaaTTCAAAAAATACTATTGTAAACACTACTACTAAAACTAGCCGGTCTTAGGAAATGTGGCAACAACTCAAATGGcaatatttttctagaaatgGAATATCAACATGACGCAGTAGTACTGCAACATAAAACATGCTATTAGCAAAAATGTCGAGTATTTACATGAAGTATTGCGTGAATCTTAGAAAGATAGTACAACACAATAGATAAATATAATGTAGGATCATTTTGATTTGCTACTAATGCATATTTTTAGTGATTGTTTCCCAAAACACTGCACCTTTTATTTTACATGTTCTTTAACAATTGATGCAACAATTTAACTGAACATCTGCATGTTTTTTTAGAAGAAACCTAAAGTTATCTAATAGTACAATTAGCaattcaaaatatatatataatccgTTCTATAAGAATCACAGATTTTGCCATCGAGAAAATCCATAGGTACTTTGCAAAACAAATGAAAACTCTATGAACTAATTAAAAATGGTAACAGAGGCAAACAGGCGAAATGACTTCAAAGACATAGTGATTGCTTGAAGGTTGAACCAGTCGAGATTCACAAGTGTATAACAGTGTAGCTGTAGGACTACATTTATCATACCCTTGGATAAGCGTAGTGAGGTGTGGATGTAACTCAGCATCTCGTAGTATGTGGATCCTCGTAGAAATAACTTTAGCTGATCTAATGGCAATGTTGATTCTTGTGAGCAGTGCCCTAATTGAGGCCCGTGTGGTATCAATCTTATATGGCTCTGCACCACTAGCATCCAACTCTTTCAAGCGCTTCCATTCTTTGTCATATGTAATCCTCAATCTTTCTTCCTCCTAACATGATTTAAGAAGAGTTAATGATATGCTCATGAAACACAGGCTCAAAGTGTCACTCTAAAGTTCACAAGCAAATTAATTTCAACACCAAATTAGTTCCTTCGTTAACCAAGTAAAGTGAATTAGTTCATtatccagaaaaaaaaattggcgcATTGAAACTTATGCCATGTTTGAGACATTAACAGGCTCACTCTAAAACAAGCTTAATGCTCAATTATGATCATATtttcttcttaaaaaaaacagaaTTCAAACTGCAAAGGGATCAAGCCGCACGCATGATATAATGGAAATAGCATACCATAATTTCCTTATGAAGCCGTTCCTCCCACACGAACAACCTGTCCATTGTCGAGGAAAGGGTATTCAGTTCAACATCGCTGGAAAAATCGATTCTTTTACTCGAATTCTGATTTCTTTTGGGTGCATTTATTGCTGATTGTTCCAAGTTCTTCACTGGTGGCTCAGATATGGAAGAAAACAACAAGGCAAAGGTCCCCATCATCCGGGAAAATATCACTGCATCAAGAGTAAGGATCAAATTACTGAGTTGGAATTATCAAAATAGAAGGTGGGAGAAGAATTCCTGCCCACAGATTCGTATAACCATAAGAACCAACATACATACTTACTACCTCTCAAATAGTCAAATATCAACCTTACAAAAGGTTTGCCGGTGCTAACAAAGTTGAATTGAGCTTGCATGGTAGTTGGATGCAATTAGGATTCACAGTGTTCttgcatattttttaaaaaaatgttcttGCAGTTCTACGGCAACTCAACAAGCACGCGATAATCAAATGAAAAATGAAGCATACTTACATCTTAACATTCTATTCCGTGATCTATACCGCATCCTCCCCACCTCAAGGATCCTTGCAACATCCTCTCCGCAGGCGGCCACTGACTTGAACTGCTCCTTTATCTCCTCAACAACCTCAGCAACATCTCTTGTTCCAATGTTCTCCGGTGGTCGCACATCCTCACTGACTACCATGTATGAGTGCTCCTCCAAGCTCACCTTGTTCACCTTCCCTTGATCATCGCCTACTGGCACAGGCCCTCCTGTTCTAGCATTGTCATGGTCACAATCACAACTGCATACACTCTCCTCCCCCGACTCAGGAACAGAGGCACTATCCACACTCTCAATCTCGCACTCCTTGTGCTCCATTGACACCTTCACTTTGGCACTGACATCCACATTGTCAATCCGGTTCGACGCAGTGCTCTCCACCTCCTTCCTCGCCTTCACCGACTCCCTCATCAACTCCAGCTCCGTCTCTTCCTCGAGCTCCGGGATTCCCTCCCTTGCCCTCACCTCACTCGAGTTGGGGCTGCTCGTGAACGACCCATTGGAATCGTACCCTTTCCCCTTATACTGTGGAAGGTCCTGCTCGTAGGAATCGAACAGGTTAAAGAAGTCCCACGGTGACGTCTCCGGCATTGGCATtgggggaggcggtggcggagccGCTGCTTCCCGGACACGATCCTCCACCGGCTGATCCCCCTCCGGCGGCACCGGAACGCTGTACATTGGGTTGTTGTAGCCGTAGTTGTACCCCATGTAGGACGCATTGGTGGCGAAGTTGCCGTAGTCGTACGGTTCTTGGTACACCGTGTTCGCCGGCGTCGAGCTGGCCTTCATGTAGTAGTAACTGGGAAATGTGCCATTTTGGAATGTGGCATTTGGGAACGAACGATAGGGGTTGTAGGAAGCGTACTCCCACGGCATCTCCGGCATGGCCACTCCCGGCTGATGGACTTGGCGTTCTTGGGGCTCGCCGTGGCCATGGTCGGAGAAGGGCACGCCTGAACGAAGGACAGGCGTCGGCTGCGAGATCTcgccgtggccgccgccgcagctTCCGGGGGCGGCGAAGGCGTTGGGGGAGTCGGGATCGGAGTCCGAGGCGTCGTTGGAGTGGAAGTGGATGTGGGAGTGCCCGGAATCGGTGTGCGgggtggtggaggcggaggccgAGCCGCTCCGCTTCTTGGGCTCGTCGGGGTCGGACGGCGGC
This genomic interval carries:
- the LOC133883936 gene encoding nitrate regulatory gene2 protein-like codes for the protein MGCRSSRLDVAEVSPAAALCRERRDLLRAAAEHRAQLAAAHAAYFRALPRVADALARFASHHHAATPPGSPVLTLPPSDPDEPKKRSGSASASTTPHTDSGHSHIHFHSNDASDSDPDSPNAFAAPGSCGGGHGEISQPTPVLRSGVPFSDHGHGEPQERQVHQPGVAMPEMPWEYASYNPYRSFPNATFQNGTFPSYYYMKASSTPANTVYQEPYDYGNFATNASYMGYNYGYNNPMYSVPVPPEGDQPVEDRVREAAAPPPPPPMPMPETSPWDFFNLFDSYEQDLPQYKGKGYDSNGSFTSSPNSSEVRAREGIPELEEETELELMRESVKARKEVESTASNRIDNVDVSAKVKVSMEHKECEIESVDSASVPESGEESVCSCDCDHDNARTGGPVPVGDDQGKVNKVSLEEHSYMVVSEDVRPPENIGTRDVAEVVEEIKEQFKSVAACGEDVARILEVGRMRYRSRNRMLRLIFSRMMGTFALLFSSISEPPVKNLEQSAINAPKRNQNSSKRIDFSSDVELNTLSSTMDRLFVWEERLHKEIMEEERLRITYDKEWKRLKELDASGAEPYKIDTTRASIRALLTRINIAIRSAKVISTRIHILRDAELHPHLTTLIQGLVRMWKFILECHQKQFHTILETKSHILIPKNGPERSSSKVTLELEMELLNWCSCFRNWILSQKAYIETLNGWLVKWLPQEKEETPDGIAPFSPGRLGAPAVFITANDWCQAMKRVPEGTVVDTLEAFAVNVHILWERQDEEQQQKSVLPIANNGKAVDNRMVALDTLHKRLDEQRARHEETVKQIREASATDLKAGLAPIFEALESFTQETLKGYENVRIPTESGGA